CATATTTAACTCTGTGGCTCGGAGTGCCACTACTGCAACATATCCGCTGTCTGCTTCGGTTTGGACTGCCAGTGCTATATCATAGTTATGTGTTGGATTGGGATAGACAGCAAGCGGATCTTTAAGGTGAGTTGACCAGATTAAATTACCAAGCGGGTCAGATTTAATAAATGATAATGGTGCGTCTGGATGAGAAGTCCAAGAACCCCATGGACCCCAGCCAGTAATAAATAAATTACTGTCTGCTGTTTTGATAATTGAAACCGGCTGTGTACTCGTCACTTCCAATTGAGGAGGCGTCAAGTAGGGGTTATAATCCAAATAATAAAAAGCCGATCCATTAAAATAATTATAAACAGATTGCGCAGGGGCAGGAGCATTCATGAAAACACAAAACATAAACACCAAAGTTACTGAGCGAATAAGTGAATAAGTAAATAGGTGAATTATGTTTTGCGCTTTCATGTTCTGCCTTGTGTTTGCAAATTATTCAATTACAATTTTCTTATTCAGCAATCCTTCTTTGCCTTTTACAACCTGAATAAAATAAACTCCTTTAGGATTTTTGCTTAAATCTATCTGCATGGTTTGTTCATTTACAATCAACTCAATTACTAAAGCGCCCTGCATATCATACACCTGCAACAAAGCATCATTGAAGTTTTTTTCAAATTGAACCGTCACATTCCCTGAACTTGGATTGGGAAACACGCCTATATTTTTATTCTGCTTTTCTTCGTTCTGAGCAAAGTTACCTATGCGGCAAGGGGTGCATCCTGACCATGTAACAGTAAGCGTGTTGGTATTCTGTGCACAACAATTACTGCCATTTTTCCATGCGGTTATAGTATAAGTTATACTTCCTGAACCGGCTCCAATGCATGCAGGATTAAAAGTTGGTTTTTGAACACTTGTGCTGCTCAAACCATCACTTGGAGACCAACTCCACCTGTCAGGGCAATCACCTGCTGCACATCCCATTTGAGCGCAAGTTTTTCCAAGAACTACAGTATTGCAATTGACCACAGTGGTATTAGTTCCATCAATACAGCAGTAGTTGCAGGTAAAAGTAGAAGCCGAA
The Bacteroidota bacterium genome window above contains:
- a CDS encoding T9SS type A sorting domain-containing protein → MKKLITIISCFSATVVFCTQSWAGNINTNNNDPSACYVYNFEDTQNELNNLPSASTFTCNYCCIDGTNTTVVNCNTVVLGKTCAQMGCAAGDCPDRWSWSPSDGLSSTSVQKPTFNPACIGAGSGSITYTITAWKNGSNCCAQNTNTLTVTWSGCTPCRIGNFAQNEEKQNKNIGVFPNPSSGNVTVQFEKNFNDALLQVYDMQGALVIELIVNEQTMQIDLSKNPKGVYFIQVVKGKEGLLNKKIVIE